GGCCATTCGCTCGGCGGTGTCGTCGCGCTGGAGCTGGCGAGCGGGCGCTACGGGCTCGACGTCAGCAGCGTGCTGGCGGTGGGCATCAAGGTGGAGTGGAGCGAAGACGACCTGGCCCGTGCCGCCGCGATGGCCGCCCGTCCACCAAGACTGTTCAACACCCGAGAGGAGGCCGAAACCGCCTGTCTGAAGATCGCCGGACTGACCGGACTGGCTCCGGCCGACCCGGACGGCGTCACCGAGACCGCGGACGGCTGGCGGCTGGTCCTGGACCCGCCCGCGTTCGGCGTCGGCCGTCCGGATATGCCAGGGCTCCTGGCCGCCGCGCGCTGCCCTGTGGTGCTCGCCACCGGCGAGAACGATCCGATGTGCCGTCCCGAGCAACTGCGCGCCCTGGATCCCGAGGCAGTGGTCCTGTCCGGGCTGGGGCACAACGCGCACGTCGAGGATCCAGCCGCGGTGGCGGCGCTGCTCACCCCGCGAACCGACTGAGCAAGCGCTTAGACTGACCGGGTGACGACGATCGATCCGACCCGGACCGGGCTAGACCAGCTGCTGAAGCTCGAACCGCTCGAGCTGAACCTGTTCCGCGGCTGGTGCCACCAGGGTTCGCCGCAGCGGGCGTTCGGCGGTCAGGTCGCGGCGCAGGCGCTCACCGCGGCCGGCGCGACCGTGCCCTCCGCGCGGCACGTGCACTCGCTGCACGGCTATTTCATCCGCGGCGGCCGCACCGACATGCCGATCATCTACGAGGTCGAGCGCACCCGCGACGGCGGTTCGTTCACCACGCGCCGGGTCGTCGCGATCCAGAACGGCGAGAGCATTTTCAGCCTTTCCGCGTCGTTCCAGACGGAGGCGGAAAGCAGTGCGCACCAAGCGCGGATGCCGGACGTCCCCGCCCCGGACGAGGCAGGCGTCGTCGAGCAGGACCGCTCGCCGATCGTCTTGTCCGCCATCGAGGTCCGCTTCGTCAGCAACCCGGAAACCGGACTGCCCGACACCGGCCGCGGCCCGCGTCAGCAGATCTGGGTGCGAGCGAAGGACGCGCTGCCGGACGCCCCGCTGGCGCACGTCTGCGCGCTCACCTACATCTCCGACATCCGCCTGGCCGGCACCGCGCTGCTGCCCCACCGCGCCGACCCGGGCGAACCGCAGCTGACGTCGCTCGACCACGCGGTGTGGTTCCACCGCCCGTTCCGCGCGGACGAATGGCTGCTGTTCGACATGGAAAGCCCCAGCTACGCGAACACCCGAGGCCTGACCCACGGCGAGTTCTTCACTACCGACGGACGACTCGTCGCCTCGGTGACGCAAGAAGTACTGCTGCGCAGGCGCTGACTCAGTCCGATGTAGACAGTTCAGCCAAGCCGGACCCGCACCGGCCCGGCCGGCTCCGCGGCGGCCTCGGCAACCGGCTCGCGCAGCACCTTCGACAACTGCCACGCCTCGAGCCCGGCGAGGACGGTGTTGGCGACCACGAGAAGCAAGTACAACCCGGCCTGCACCGAAAGCCGGAACGGATGCTGGTCGGAAGACCCGGCCAGCAAAGAAACATGGCACGCGACGACGACCGCCATCGACGCCGCGGACAACCCGCCGAGCACGATGAGCAAGGCCCGCAGCACCCGGGTGCGCCGCCAGTTGAGGTAGCCGGTCTGGACCAGATCCGGCGTGCTGACCATGACCAGCCCGCAGCCGTACCCGGAAAAACCGCCGACCACGCCGCCGCCCGCGACCAGCGCGGTCGTCAGGTGGTACGAAACCGGAACCCGGTAGGCGGCGAGGATCGCGGCCACACAGACCAGCAGCCCCAGCGGCAGGTGCGGCCAGCCGTACCAGGGAAGCCGCCGCTCCATCCGGAGAATCGTCGGCAGATCGACATCGCGGTACGCCTCGGGGTCGCGCAAAGCCATTCGCACCGTTCCTCTCGTCCCGGAAACCCCCGGTGTGTGCGCGGTGACCGGCGAAGCCTAGGGCAGGCCGCGCGACCGTGCAAAACCCACGCGAACCGGCCGGCAGGCGGGACCAGATCACCACCCCTACTTTCGCACCCGGCCCCCGACCCCGCGCGGACTGGGAAAGACCGCGTGACCCACGCCACCCGACGGTCCGCGCGCATCCTCTCGACCAGCAGGAATCATCGCCGAATCCGCATTCATTTCTTGCGGTTCATAGTGGGTCGTCCCGGGATGTCCGGTAGAGCGATTTTCTGTCGGTGGTGCAAGTTAGGCTGCAGGCATGAACACCGACGCACCCACCGTCGCCGCCGAAGATCTCGCCCAAGGCCAGTGGTTCTGGCACGAACCCGCGCCCGGCCTGCGTTCCTGGCCGCTGCAGGTGGCCACGGCCGAGATCCTCGAAGACGCGGTCCGCATCATCACCACCGACGAGGTCCGCGAACTGGTCTCGTACGCCCGCGACCGCCGGGTCCGCCTGGCCGTCGCCTCCTGAACGACGACACCACCGGGGAAGCACTGGGGAAATCTGGGGGGATTGGGCCGACCGCATCCGCGAGCGGCCCGTCCACTATGGACACCACATCGGACGCCGCAGCCTTCGTCAGATCTCGGGCTGAATCTTCTTAGCTTTCGGCAGGTTTTGCCGCTCTGCGCTTAGCCCTGTCCCACGACGATCGCCAGGCGACTCAAATCTGTCGGCGGGCTTACCGCCCCACCCGTCAAGCGACCACACCACGCTGTCCCGTCGCGTAGCCGTGCGGCACTGCCCGGTGTATCCCGCCTGTCGCCAGCGGATCCGTTGCCTTGCAAGCAGATCTCCGTCGCCCGCGCCGCGACCAAGGGGCTTGCTCAGCGGGACAGGACGCCTTGCAGCAGGACGTCCAGGAGATGCCGAGCGCGGGAATCCCACTCGTCGTCGTCCAAGCGGGTCAGGTAGCCCGAGAGGATGAACAGGTCGCGGGCGTCGATGTCGGGGCGGATGGTTCCCGCGGACTTTCCGGCGTCGAGCAGGAGGGTGATGGCGTCGCCGAGCGGGCCGTGGCTTTCTTCGGACAGGCCTTTCCACACCGCGGTTTCCAGTGCCGCGAAGACGCCGCGTTTGACTCGGGCGTATTCGGCGATCCGGTCGAACCACCGGGACAGCGCTTCGACTGGTTCATAAGCAGCCAGCAGTTCCGGGGCCAGCGCGACCAGGTCCTCGACCTCCTGCCGGTACACCTCGGCGAGCAAGTCCTCGCGGGTGGGGAAGTGCCGGTAGAGCGTGCCCTGCCCGACGCCGGCCGACTTGGCCACCGCGTTCAGCCGCAACTCCCCCGAGGAAGCGACCGCTTCGCGGGCGATCTCGACGATCCGCTCCCGGTTCTCCCGGGCATCAGCCCGCTGGGCCGCGCTCATCGGCGACGACCGGTACCAGTGGAGACGCACATATCGCCACGTTATCGCGGACCCCGCGAGTGCTGCATAATCTGCGGCCCGGCACCGCCCGGCGGCGGCCAGGCACGCCCGACAGCGGCCAGGCGATCACGGGGGACGGCAGCGTCCAGGCCCACCGACGAGCACCGCTCCAGAGAAACAGCAACGTCTCCGCCTGCCAACCACGGCTGGGAGAACGACAGCGTCCCCAGCCGCCAACCACCACGGCACCCGCCGAAACAACAACCTCCCCACCCACCAACCACCACCACACCCGCCGAAACAACAACCTCCCCAGCCGCCAACCACCACCACACCCGCCGAAACAACAACCTCCCCAGCCGCCAACCACCACCACACCCGCCGAAACAACGCGCTCATCCACCACGCCCAAGGCACCCGCGAAACGGTCACGTCCCCCGCCACAGCCGAGACTCCAGGCAAACTCCGCCCGCCAGCGCCCAAGGCACCCGGGGAGCGGCAGCTTCCTGCCCGTCGACAACCGAGGGCACTCCGGGCACGACAACCCTTCTGGTCACAATCAGCACGCCCCGATCAGCCCGCCGCACCCCGCTCCGGCCAGAACCCCACCAAGCGCGGCCCCCAAGACGTTGTCCGCCAAACGGCATTGATAACCCCCACCCGCCCGTTGAAACACGCCGCGCATAACTCCCCGATTCGATTGACAACCCTTCCGGCCCCGGCAGAGGCTGGTCACAAGCTGCCAACGCCCGGCGCGGTCCGGTTACCCTGTCAACGGGCCGAAAACCGCACCGAAAGGCTGGCCCCGGCACTGAACCGCCAACGTCACGAGTTCTCTGGTGAGGAAAACGATGTCGATCGAGCACCGCGCACTATCCGACGGCAGCCCGGACCGGCGGGTGGCCGCGTTGGAGGAGGCTGTCGCGGGGCTGGCGAGGCGGGTCGGGGTGCTTGAGGCCGAGGCGGAGATCCGCCGCGTGCAGGCGCGCTACATGTTCCTCTGCGACACGCCTTGCCCCGAGTTCGGCGTCAACAACGACGACGAGCGGATCGACCTCATCATGGAGCTTTACACCGAGGACGCGGTCTGGGAGGGCGTCGGCGAGTACTACGACGGGCAGTTCGGGCGAGCGGAAGGCGCGGACGCCATCCGGGCGCATTTTCAGCGCTTCTGGGGCGAGAAGAAAGACCCCGAGCTTCTGCTGAACGCGCATTATCTCACCTCCGAGCAAATTCACGTGGACGGCGACGAGGCCACCGGGCAATGGATCCACATGCAGCCGTGGCTGTTCTCCGACGGGAAAGCGCTCCTGCGGTCCAGCCGGTTGAACAACGCGTTCCGGCGGGTCGGCGACACCTGGCGGATCACCCGTACTCGCACCGAAAACGTCTTCATCGCCCCGTTGCCGGAAGGCTGGGCCAGCGACTATCCCTCGGCCTCGGTGCTGATGAAGCCATGAGCGACGACCCGGTCGTGCACGTGGTGGACGACGACGAGGACCTCCGGCAGTCCCTGGTTTTCCTGCTGGAGAGCGTCGGCGTGCAAGCTCTCACGTACCCGGACGCCCAGACGTTCCTCGACGAGTTCGATCCGGCTGAGCCCGCGGTCGTGATCGTCGACGTGCGCATGCCCGCGATCAGCGGTTTTCAATTGCAGGAAAAACTCGCGGAAATCGACTGTCCGGCTCCTTTAATCTTCTGTTCCGCGCACGGCGACATTCCGATGTCCGTCCGCGCGCTCACCGCGGGGGCGGTCGATTTCCTGGAGAAGCCTTACCAGGCACAGCGCATGGTCGAGGTGGTCCAAACGCAGCTCATCGAGGCCCGCCGCCGGTTCGCGGAGCATGCGGAGCGGCAGGCGGTCCGGGCTCGGCTCGACACGCTGACTCAGCGCGAGCGCGAGGTGCTGCGGCTGGTGGTCGACGGGATGCCCAGCCAGGCGATCGCGCATCGGCTGGGCACGAGCGTCAAAACCGTGGACGTGCATCGGGCGCGGATCAAGGCGAAGACGTCGGCGGACAGCCTGGGGACGCTGGTCCGCGACATCCTCACCCATCGCGTCACCGTGTGAGCGCGGCCTCCACCCAACGACCCGTGCCCAGCAGCGCGGACTCGTCGGAAGCGCGGCCGACCAGCTGCAAGCCCAGCGGCAGGCCAGCCTCGTCGCGCAGGCCCGGCACGGCGATGACCGGGAGGCCCAGCGCTTGCCACGGGCGGCTGAGCACGGGATCGCCGGTCGCTGCCAAGCCAGCAGGGGCCGAGCCGAGCGCGGCGGGAGCGAGGACGGCGTCGTAGCCACCGACGATCTCCGCGAGGCGCGTGGCACCGGAAGCGACGACGTCCAGTGCGGCCTCGTATTCCGCTCGCGGCATCTCCGCACCGGTACGGAGCAGTTGCGCCAGTGGGGCGCTGAGGCGGTCCGCGGAAGCAAGCTCGACCGAACGTTCCCGCGCCGCCTCGTAGGCCATCACCACGGGGTGTGCGGCGGTCAAAGCAGGTACCAGAGCGGGATCCGGGAATTCGTCGACGACGGCACCGGCGGCGCGCAGCAGAGAAACCGCGGTGCCGACCGCATTTTCCATAGCCGGGCTCACGTCGGCCGAGGACCACACCAGCAATCGCGGCGCGGAAGAGGGAGCAACTTCCGGCTCGCCCGACAGCGCGGACCAGGCCAACGCCAGATCGGAAACCGTCGCGGTGAACATGCCGTGGCTGTCCAGGCTCGGGCTCAGGCCGGTGACGCCGTCGACCGGGAACCGGCCCCGGGTCATGACCAGCGAGGCGACGCCGCAGAACGCCGCCGGTCGCGTGACCGAGCCAGCGGTTTGGGACCCGAGAGCCAACGGGACGTGTCCGGCGGCGACGGCAGCGGCGGAACCGCTGGAGGAACCGCCGGGCGTGTGGCCGGGTGCCGCCGGATTACCCGTGGGACCGGGTGCGAAGAAAGCGAATTCCGTGGTGACCGTTTTGCCGATCGGCACTGCTCCGGCCCGACGCCACTCGCGCACGATCGAAGCGTCCACAGTGGCCGGTGCGGCGTCCGCGCGCAGGACGGAGCCGCAGCGGGTCGGGAGTCCGGCCAGGTCGATGATGTCCTTGACGCCCAACGGAACTCCGCCTAGCGGTCCCGGCGAAGAAGGCAAGTAGGCGGACGAAACCCAAGCGTCGTAAGAAGCCGCGGCGATCCGGGAACGGGCTTCCGCCGCAGCGGCTTCCGGCGTCGTCCGGCCCGCGACCAGATCAGCGACCAGCGCGCGCAGCGACCACGGGGCGGTCACGGCTGGGTCCAGGCGGCGTCGGCGGTCCAGTAGTCCATGCCGCTCGCGCTGACCGCGTGCCGCCACTCCGACGTCCGGCGCAGCAGCGGTTCGACGCGGGCGGTGGCCTCGTCGGCGGCGTCCGGGCCGTCGGCCGGGACCTGCCAGTGCACCCAATCCAGTTCGCGGCCGTGCTCGTCGTGCACGAAGAGGTCGACGTGCCGCCAGCCGTAGCCGTGCGTGTCGTTGTAGCAGGTCAGGGTCATCCGGTCCACGGGTTCTCCTCGATCAGGCGTCGATCAGGCGCTCAGCGCGGCAAGCCGGTGGAAGCGGCGCTGGAAGTACACCAGGGCGCCGCGGTCCGGCGCGGTCAGCACCTTCTCGATCTCCACGAACAGCACCGAATGCGACCCGTGTTCCTGTTCGGCGACGATCCGGCCGACCAACGAGGCCGCCGCGCCGCGCAGGACCGGGGCGTCCTCGCTGTCGAGGTCCCAGCAGTCCTGGTCGAAGCGTTCCGCGGTCGGCACCTTCGTCGCGCCGGCGAAGTGCATCGCCAGGTCCTCCTGTCCAGGGCCGAGGACGTTGACGCAGACCTGGCCGTTGCCGACCAGGATCGCGTGCGACCGGCTCGACCGGTTGACGCACACGAGCACGGTCGGCGGGCTGTCGGTGACCGAGCAGGCGGCGCTCACCGTCATCCCGGCGAGGCCGTGCGGGCCTGCGGTGGTCACGACGTTGACGGCCGCGGAGAGGTTGGCCATCGCGGTGCGGAATTCGCGCTGGGTCCGGGTCAGCTCGGACACGGTGCCTCCTAGTACTGGGGCCGGGACTGCCTCGACCGTACAAAGCCGCACCGGTCGCGGGATATCGAGAACTTCCCCGGCACGGCTGAAGAATTCCTAACCCGGGCCGGTCGCGGGCAGTGCGAAGCCGAAGCGCGAACCGCCGCCCGCGCGGTGTTCGGCCCAGATCGTCCCGTGCTGGCGGGTGATGATGCGGTGGCTCAGCGCCAGTCCGATGCCACTGCCGCGTTCTTTCGCGGTGAACGACTCGTCGAACGGATTGCGCGGGAAGCCGCGGCCGCGGTCGTCCACGGTGACCACGCCGGTGTCGCCGTCGCGGCGCGTGGTGAGCACCAGGCTGCGCCGCTGCTGCGGGCATTGCGCCATTTCCTCGATCGCGTTGAAGCACAGGTTCAGCACGACCTGGCCGGTCAGCACGCGTTCGCAGTGCACCGGCACTGGCTCGGCGGACCGGTCGAAGGTCACCTCGATCGCCGCCGGTTCGGCTCGCAACCGCACGAAATACAGGCATTCCTCCACGATCTCGTTGAGGTCGGCCACCTGCTCCACGTGCTCCAGATGCCCCACGAACGCCCGCACCGACGACACGATCTGGCTCGCCCGCTCGATCTGCCGGACCGCGCTGTCGATGCCGTACACGACCGGCGCGGCGTCGAGCGTCCGCGACCGGACCCCGGCCAGGAAGTTGCCCGCGGCGGCGAGCGGCTGGCTCAGCTCGTGCGCGATCGCCATCGCCATGTCGCCCATCGCGGTGTAGCGCGCCAGGTAGTTCTCCCGGTGCAGCTCGCGCTCGCGCCGGACCTCGCCGCGGACACGTTCGGACACGTCGTAGAGCAGCAGCAGAAACGCGTCTCCACCAGGCTCTCGAAGCCGTTCGACGCTGCCTTCCAGCCACACGCGACCCTGGATTTCCAGCCGCACCTGGGTAGCCGGCACCGCGCGTTCGCGGACCTCCTCCCAGGTGGCCGGACGGTCGTCGAGGCGCAGGCCGGCGTAATCGGTCAGGCGGCCGAGCGGTTCGTCCGGCGTCGCGCCGAACAGCGCGACCGCGGAGTCCGTCGCGAACCGCAGCTCGCCCGAGCCGTCGAGCATCAGTGCGACCGCCGACGTCTGCCTGGCCAGCGCGTCGACCCAGGACGTGGTCAGCCGCAGCTCGCGCTCGATTTCCTGCTCGCGTTCGATGTCGCGGAACTGCACCATCACCGCCGGACCCTGGGCCAGTTCGACCCGCGTGGCCACCGCGTCCGTCGGGATCACCCGGCCGGATTTCGTGCGGTAGTGCCATTCGATCCGGCTGACGCCCTTGTCGACCGCCTCCTGCAGCCACGCCCGTCCGATCACGCGGTCGTACTGCTGCGCGGAGCTGCTCATGTGGTTCGCCTTCAACGGCCGCAGCTCGGTGACGCTCCATTCGAGCATCTCGCAGGCCGCCGGGTTGGCCCACAGGATGTTCTTCGTCGCGCCGTCGTGCACGAGCACGCACGTGCGGCTGGCGTTCAGCATCGCGACGAAATCGTGCGTCGTCAGCTCGGGCGCGCGCGGGTCCGCTTCCATCGGCTCAGCGTAAAGCCCCTGGCTGGCGGCTCGCACTGAAGAAATCCCCTACGCCCGCTCAGGCACTACCAATTCCCGCGCGAGGGCGGGATTCGTACCGTCAGTGCCACCGCACCGGCATTCTGAGGAGCAGCGATGAGCGAAGTCACCGTCGAGGAGGTGCTCGCCGAGCTCGCCCAGCGCAAGGACGAGTTCCAGCAGCAGCGCTACGTTCCGCGCGACTTCGTCGACCGGCTCAAGCAGCTCGGCGTCTACCGGGCCAGCACGCCCGCGAAGTTCGGCGGCGAACCGCTGCCGCCCGCCGAATTCCTCCGCCTGATCGAGCGGATTTCCACAGTGGACGGTTCGACCGGCTGGGTCGCCAGCTTCGGCTCGTCGCTGATCTACCTCGCCGCTCTTCCGCTGGAGACGCAGGCCGAGCTGTACAAAGACGGTCCGGACGTCGCGTTCGCGGGCGGCCTGTTCCCGGTCCAGCCCGCCCCGGCGACCGAAACCGGCTTCCGCGTGGACGGCCGCTGGAAGTTCGCCAGCGGCTGCATGGGCGCGGACATCCTCGGCGTCGGCATCCCGGGCGACGAATCGACCGGCGGGAAACCGCGCACCGCGTTGCTGCGGCCCGAGCAGGTCGAAATCGTCCAGGACTGGGACGTCGTCGGCATGCGCGGCACCGGTTCGTTCGACCTGGTAGTGCGCGACGTCGAGGTCCCGCGCGAGTGGACGTTCATCCGCGGCGGCGCGCCCACGGTGGACGAACCGCTCTACCGCTACCCCACAATCGCTTACGCCGCACAGGTTCTCGCCGTCGTCGGCGCGGGTGTCGCGCGGGCCGCGCTCGACCACGCCCGCGACGTCGGCGCCGGCTACACCGGCGTCACCGGTGCGCCGAAACTCGCCGACCGCGCTTACTACCGCACCGGATACGCCGAGGCCGAGGCCGCGCTGCGGTCCGCTCGCGCCTGGTTCTACGAGGTCAGCCACGAGGTCTGGGACACCGTCGTATCCGGCGACGAGGCCACCGACGAGCAGAACGCCCAGCTGCGGCTTTCGTCCGCGCACCTGGCGAAGACGGCGTCCGAGGTCGTGTCGAAGCTCGTCGAGATTTCCGGCACCGCGCCGATCTATTCGACCCATCCGCTGCGTGGACTTCAGGGCGACGCACTGGTACCCAAGCAGCATGCGTTCCTGGGCCCGGCCATCCACGACGCCGCCGGCGCGGTGCTCATGGGTCAGCCGCCGACCAGCCCCGGATTCCGCTGACCAGCCACCACCACGACGAGGAGTCTCCGACTGTGAGCACGCAGCCCCTGCGGGTGCTTTTCTGCATCGGCATCAACCAGAACTTCTTCGACCTGCCCGCCGACGGCATCACCATCGGCGACGTCTGGCAGGCGTTCGTGTCCATGATGGACCAGCTGAAAGCGTTGCCGGGCATCACTTTCATCGGCGACATCGACGACGACGCGCACATGGTCGGCCCGTCCGACGGCTGGCCGTGGACCTGCTACATCCTCGCCGATGCCGACAGCCAGGAAACCGTCAAGGCCGGGTGCAATCTGCTGCGCACGACGGAGGTCGGCAGCAATGGCGTCAAGTTGTGGCGCTTCGCCAAGATCGAAGCCCGGATCGGCCGTCCGCTGACCGTCCGCGAAGACGTCGAACTGCCCGACTGAAATCGGAGACCTCATGACTGAGAACGCGACAGTTCCCGCGGATTTCGCCGAAAGCGACCGCGTGGCCGCCCGGTTGTACACCGATCCGGAAATCTTCGAACGCGAGATGACGCAGATCTTCGAGCGTTCGTGGGTGTGGGTCGCGCACGAAAGCGAATTGGCCCAGCCGGGGAACTTCAAGTCCACTTACGTCGGCCGCCAGCCGGTCATCGTGACGCGGGACCGCAAGGGCACGCTGCACACGATGCTCAACCGCTGCCGCCACCGCGGCGCGAGCCTGTGCGAGAAGCCGAGCGGCAAGGCGAACGGCTTCACCTGCCCGTACCACGCCTGGAGCTACGGCCTCGACGGCAAACTGCGCGGCATCCCTTACCCGGACGGCTACGAAGGCGTGCTGGAAAAGGGCGAACTGTCGCTGAAGAAACTGCGCACCGAATCGTACGGCGGCATGGTTTTCGCGACCTTCGCCGAGGACGGCGAGTCCCTGGAGGACTTCCTCGGCGACGCGAAACTGTGGATCGACCGCTTCATGAAGCAGGGCGGCGGTTACCCGATCAAGGTGCTGGGCAAGCACCAGTTCAAGTTCCGCGGAAACTGGAAGATCCAGCTGGAGAACACCACCGACGGTTACCATTTCCCGATCGTGCACCGGTCGTGGATGGCTTCGGTGGACGCGGAAACGGCCGACATGATGTCGTTCATGACCGATCCGTCGGCGATCACGCACGCGCTCGGCAACGGACACAGCGTCATGCAGATGGTGCCAGAGCACTCCGACCTGGACGTCGACGACGGCACCGAACCGCTGCAGGCCCGGTTCGACCACGTCGTGGCCGAACTGTCGAAGACGCTCGACGAGGCGCAGGTGCGCAAGGTCGTCCGAGCCATGCACGGCACCGGGTTCAACCTCAACCTGTTCCCGAACGTTTCGATGTCCGCGGCGTTTTTCCGCGTGCTGCGGCCGATTTCGGTCAACGAGACCTTGATCGAGCACGTCGCGATCGGTCCGGACGGACCGCCGGAGCTGGACATCGTCAACCGCGAGCGGCTGCGCATCCACGAGCACTTCCAGGGCCCGTTCGGCTTCGGCACGCCCGATGACGCCGAGGGCTGGGACCGCGTGCAGCGCGGTGCGCACGGCGGTCCGGACCTGCCGATCCTGGTCAACCGCGGGCTGGCGAGGGAAAAGGCGAGCCCCGAAGGCTGGCCGACCTCGCACGTCACCGACGAAACCGGCATGCGCGCCGCGTACGCCCAGTGGAAGGAGATGATGGGCGATGACTGAAACCGTCCCCACCACTGACGCCCGGGTCGCGCGCGCCGTCGACCTCGTCAACCGCGAGGCGGAGCTGCTGGACCGCACCGAATACCACGCATGGGAAAAGCTCTTCACCGAAGACGGGATTTACGTCATCCCGATCGACCGGGAAACCGACGATTTCGCCGGTTCGCTGAACATGGTTTACGACGACGCGCGGATGCGGCAGATGCGCGTCGCGCGGATGACCGAAGGCTACGCGCTCGCCGCCGTCGATTCCGCTCGCACGGTCCGCACGGTGTCGCGCTTCGTGCCGGAATCCGTTTCGGACGACGAAGTCGTGCTGCGTTCAGCGCAGATCCTGGTCGCGTACAAGCGCGGCAACCACGACCTGTGGGCGGCGGATCTGGTGCACCGCATCCGGTTCTCGCCGGAGGGCCCCGAGGGCGACCGGATCGCGTTGAAGGTCATCCGGCTGGTCAACAGCGACGACGCAGTTCCGGCCGCGGGATTCCTGCTGTGAACGCGCCGGCGGAACCGCACGTCGCGGTAGTCACGGGCGGCGCGAACGGTCTTGGCGAAGCGATCGTGCGCCAGCTGCACGCCGAGGGTTACCGCGTCGCGATCGCGGACGTCGACGGCGAAGCGGCCGAGAAGCTTGCCGCGGAACTCCGCAGCTGCCGTGGTTACGCGGTGGATGTGCGGGACCGGGCAGCGCTCGCGCAGCTGAAGGACGACGTCGTGCGCGATTTCGGCAGCGTCCAGGTGCTGGTCAACAACGCGGCCCGTACGCAGGCGCGGCCGCTGATGGAGATCACGCCGGAAGACCTCGACGCGGTTCTCGCGGTCAACTTCACCGGCACCTTCACCGCTTGTCAGCTCTTCGGCGCGTACTTCGCCGAACAGGGCTACGGGCGGATCGTGAACATGGCGTCGCTGGCCGGCCAGAACGGCGGCACCGCGACCGGTGGGCACTACGCGTCGTCCAAGGGCGCGATCATGTCCGCGACGAAGGTGTTCGCGCGGGAACTCGCGCCGCGCGGGGTGACCGTGAACGCCGTGTCGCCCGGGCCGCAGGACAGCCCGATGGTGCGGTCGATCGTCGGCGAGGACAACCTCGAGGCCTTCACGAAGAACATCCCCGTCGGCTGTC
The nucleotide sequence above comes from Amycolatopsis sp. AA4. Encoded proteins:
- a CDS encoding alpha/beta fold hydrolase — translated: MEKLKLRVTGQGEPPVLLLHGLGATGAVWDGLTGQLGRRLLAPDLPGHGGSPRLPEYTFEALAAAVAKALDESGPVAVLGHSLGGVVALELASGRYGLDVSSVLAVGIKVEWSEDDLARAAAMAARPPRLFNTREEAETACLKIAGLTGLAPADPDGVTETADGWRLVLDPPAFGVGRPDMPGLLAAARCPVVLATGENDPMCRPEQLRALDPEAVVLSGLGHNAHVEDPAAVAALLTPRTD
- a CDS encoding acyl-CoA thioesterase II, whose product is MTTIDPTRTGLDQLLKLEPLELNLFRGWCHQGSPQRAFGGQVAAQALTAAGATVPSARHVHSLHGYFIRGGRTDMPIIYEVERTRDGGSFTTRRVVAIQNGESIFSLSASFQTEAESSAHQARMPDVPAPDEAGVVEQDRSPIVLSAIEVRFVSNPETGLPDTGRGPRQQIWVRAKDALPDAPLAHVCALTYISDIRLAGTALLPHRADPGEPQLTSLDHAVWFHRPFRADEWLLFDMESPSYANTRGLTHGEFFTTDGRLVASVTQEVLLRRR
- a CDS encoding TetR/AcrR family transcriptional regulator, coding for MSAAQRADARENRERIVEIAREAVASSGELRLNAVAKSAGVGQGTLYRHFPTREDLLAEVYRQEVEDLVALAPELLAAYEPVEALSRWFDRIAEYARVKRGVFAALETAVWKGLSEESHGPLGDAITLLLDAGKSAGTIRPDIDARDLFILSGYLTRLDDDEWDSRARHLLDVLLQGVLSR
- a CDS encoding nuclear transport factor 2 family protein translates to MSIEHRALSDGSPDRRVAALEEAVAGLARRVGVLEAEAEIRRVQARYMFLCDTPCPEFGVNNDDERIDLIMELYTEDAVWEGVGEYYDGQFGRAEGADAIRAHFQRFWGEKKDPELLLNAHYLTSEQIHVDGDEATGQWIHMQPWLFSDGKALLRSSRLNNAFRRVGDTWRITRTRTENVFIAPLPEGWASDYPSASVLMKP
- a CDS encoding response regulator transcription factor, whose translation is MSDDPVVHVVDDDEDLRQSLVFLLESVGVQALTYPDAQTFLDEFDPAEPAVVIVDVRMPAISGFQLQEKLAEIDCPAPLIFCSAHGDIPMSVRALTAGAVDFLEKPYQAQRMVEVVQTQLIEARRRFAEHAERQAVRARLDTLTQREREVLRLVVDGMPSQAIAHRLGTSVKTVDVHRARIKAKTSADSLGTLVRDILTHRVTV
- a CDS encoding amidase, encoding MTAPWSLRALVADLVAGRTTPEAAAAEARSRIAAASYDAWVSSAYLPSSPGPLGGVPLGVKDIIDLAGLPTRCGSVLRADAAPATVDASIVREWRRAGAVPIGKTVTTEFAFFAPGPTGNPAAPGHTPGGSSSGSAAAVAAGHVPLALGSQTAGSVTRPAAFCGVASLVMTRGRFPVDGVTGLSPSLDSHGMFTATVSDLALAWSALSGEPEVAPSSAPRLLVWSSADVSPAMENAVGTAVSLLRAAGAVVDEFPDPALVPALTAAHPVVMAYEAARERSVELASADRLSAPLAQLLRTGAEMPRAEYEAALDVVASGATRLAEIVGGYDAVLAPAALGSAPAGLAATGDPVLSRPWQALGLPVIAVPGLRDEAGLPLGLQLVGRASDESALLGTGRWVEAALTR
- a CDS encoding flavin reductase, with the translated sequence MSELTRTQREFRTAMANLSAAVNVVTTAGPHGLAGMTVSAACSVTDSPPTVLVCVNRSSRSHAILVGNGQVCVNVLGPGQEDLAMHFAGATKVPTAERFDQDCWDLDSEDAPVLRGAAASLVGRIVAEQEHGSHSVLFVEIEKVLTAPDRGALVYFQRRFHRLAALSA
- a CDS encoding PAS domain-containing sensor histidine kinase, which codes for MEADPRAPELTTHDFVAMLNASRTCVLVHDGATKNILWANPAACEMLEWSVTELRPLKANHMSSSAQQYDRVIGRAWLQEAVDKGVSRIEWHYRTKSGRVIPTDAVATRVELAQGPAVMVQFRDIEREQEIERELRLTTSWVDALARQTSAVALMLDGSGELRFATDSAVALFGATPDEPLGRLTDYAGLRLDDRPATWEEVRERAVPATQVRLEIQGRVWLEGSVERLREPGGDAFLLLLYDVSERVRGEVRRERELHRENYLARYTAMGDMAMAIAHELSQPLAAAGNFLAGVRSRTLDAAPVVYGIDSAVRQIERASQIVSSVRAFVGHLEHVEQVADLNEIVEECLYFVRLRAEPAAIEVTFDRSAEPVPVHCERVLTGQVVLNLCFNAIEEMAQCPQQRRSLVLTTRRDGDTGVVTVDDRGRGFPRNPFDESFTAKERGSGIGLALSHRIITRQHGTIWAEHRAGGGSRFGFALPATGPG
- a CDS encoding acyl-CoA dehydrogenase family protein, giving the protein MSEVTVEEVLAELAQRKDEFQQQRYVPRDFVDRLKQLGVYRASTPAKFGGEPLPPAEFLRLIERISTVDGSTGWVASFGSSLIYLAALPLETQAELYKDGPDVAFAGGLFPVQPAPATETGFRVDGRWKFASGCMGADILGVGIPGDESTGGKPRTALLRPEQVEIVQDWDVVGMRGTGSFDLVVRDVEVPREWTFIRGGAPTVDEPLYRYPTIAYAAQVLAVVGAGVARAALDHARDVGAGYTGVTGAPKLADRAYYRTGYAEAEAALRSARAWFYEVSHEVWDTVVSGDEATDEQNAQLRLSSAHLAKTASEVVSKLVEISGTAPIYSTHPLRGLQGDALVPKQHAFLGPAIHDAAGAVLMGQPPTSPGFR